The genomic segment GTCCCGCCCGTGAACTTCTCGCCCGTCTCCTCGTTCATCCAGATGCCGGTGCCGACGCGGGTGACGGAGTCGCCGTCCACCTTCGCGTCGCGCATGTCGGCCTCTATCTCTTTCACACGTCGTCGGGCGACGCGTCCGTAGCGCGCACCGAAGCGCCCGGCACTCCCAGTCTTCCGTGCCTTCTGTTCGGCCATAGTATCGCGTCGTAGCCCCGGTACCGGGATAAAGCCTGCGAGTCGGACTCGGAGCGTGCGTCGGTGTGGCACGGGTCGAGACGGCCCTCGTCGGCCTCTCGTCGCACCGCCGCCCCGTCGGTCACTCCTGCAACTCCGCCTCGCGCAACGCCTCGTTCAGGTCGTCGCGGACGAACTCGCCCGTCTCGGTGTCCATCGCGGTGGTGACGATGCGGTTCTCCTGGACGCTCGACCCGTCGCGCAGGAGGAGGCGGACGTTGCCGTTGCGGTCCGCGCGCGTCACCTTCGCGCGGAGGCTCTTCTGCGACCCCATCCCGCCGGCGTCGATGGGGCCCGGGATTATCTTCTTCACGTGCGGGTGGTCGGCGACGACGCCGATGGCGCGCCTGCCCTCTCGGTCGCCGATGAGCGTCGAGTGCGTCCCGCCCATCTTCTCTCTCGGCGGCGTCTCCACGACTTCCAGCGAGCGTTCGCCGCGCCGTTCGAGGACGCGTCTGACGGGCTCCTCGCCGGCGACGCGGTAGAACTCGTGGTGCAACTGCGCGCGCGTCTCCCTGAGCACGTCTCTGTCGCCCGCGGCGTACACCTCCTCGGGTCGCTTCCGTCGAATCTCGTCGGCGACGAGGCCGGCGAAGTTCCGGAGTTCGACCACCATCGCCTCGTCGTCCTCTTCGGGGATGGTCGTCACCGTCGTCGTCCCCACCACCTCCTCGCCGTCCAGCATCGTCAGTTCCGCTCTGTCGCGTTCGAAGGCGGCGACGACGGTGTCGCAGTTGGCGGTGTTGCACGTCAGACAGTAGTCTCCCGGCTTCTCCAACGGCGTGCCGCACCGCCCGCAGTCCATGTGCGAGAGCAGGCGACGGCCGCATAAAAGCCGACTGTTCGACTCGGCACCCGCGCCGACCGAGGGAGAAACGCTTTCAGGGTCGACGGGGAGTCTCGAACGATGACCGGTCGCCGCCCCGTCACGTTCGCCCTCCTCGCCCTCCTCGTCGCGCCCCTCCTCCTCGGCGTCGGCCCCGCCCCCGCCGCGGCGTCGAGTCCGCCGGAGGCGACACCGTTCTGCGAGCGGTCGCTGACTCGGTCGCTCACGTACTCGCTGCCGAACGCGACGGTCGAATCGACCACCGCGCACGCGACGGTGGTGAACGGCACGGCCGCGGACTGGCGCGTGAACGCGACGTTCCGGAACCGCTCGACGGTGACCCGACTCCGCGGCGACGAGTCGCTCCGACGCCGGGTCGTCGCGGACGCCTCCGGCACCGTCTCGCCGGCGAACGTGACCGTCGCCGCCGCCGGACCCCGGACGCTGGCGTTCCGGTTCCGAACCGACGACTTCGCCGCCCGGACGCCCGGTGGCCTGCTTCGAGTCGACTACTTCCACGTTCGCGGCAGCGAGTTCCGAACCCTCTCCTGCGACCGACTGACGCTCGTCGGCCCGCCCGAGACGACGCTGTCGAACCGGCCGACGGAGACTCGGACGACGGTCCGGTCGACGGGGAACCGCGTCGTCGTCACCGACACCGCCGACTACCGCCCGGCGTCGTTCTTCGTGTTCGCGCCCGACGGGACGCCGCCCCTCCTGCGCGACGGACTCACCGCCGCCGCACTCGCCCTCGCCGTCTCCGGCACCGTCGCGGGGAACCTCGCGTTCGTGGTCTGCGTCCCGACGGCCGTCCTCGCGGCCGGGTTCGTCTCGGTCCACCGCCTGTTCGGGTCGCTCCCCCGTTCGGGCCTCCGCGCCCGCGCCCGCGAACTCGGGCTGACCGTCCTCGGCCTCGTCGTCGTCGGCGTCGTACCGACGGCGCTACTCCTGTTCTTCGACCAGTCGGCGCTCCTCGTCGCCGTCCCCGGACTCGCCGTCGCGGGGGCGGCCGTCGTCGTCGGCCCGTGGACGCACTCCTCGCGGGCGTCGCTCGTCCCCGTCGTCGCCGGCGTCGCCGCGGCCGGTGTCGCCGCCGGCGTCGGCACCCTCCTCGGACTGCTCGCCCTCCGGACCGGGGTGGCGACGACGCTCGCCCTCGCGGCCGTCTTCGCGGGGTATCCGCTCGGCGTCGCGGCGTCGTCGGGCCGCCCCGCGCGGCGTCCGACCGCCCTCGCCGCACTCGCCTTCGGCCTCGCGGCCGCCACGTACCTCCCGCTCACCGTCGCGGGCGGGTCGCTGTACGCCGTCGCCGTCGTCTTCGTCGCCCTCGTCGCGTTCGGCCTCGCCGTCGCCGCCGTCCCGTTCGCCCTCGTCGGTGTCGGGAGCGTCGGGCGATAGGGCGGCGGTCGGGGGCCGAGGATGGGTCGGCGGTCGGAGCAGGCCGCCGGTTGCGGACGCGGCGGCCCGCTCAGAGGTCCTGCGGCGTCGTCTTCAGGTACTCCCGCAGGAGCACCGTCGCGTACGACCCCGACGGGAGCGAGAAGGAGAGTTCGTAGGCGTCGTCGTCGGCGTCCACCGCCGTCTCCACGTCCGTCCGGAGGAGGACCGCCCGGCGCGTCCCCGAGGAGTCGAACTCGCCCGGCAGGTCGAAGTCCGACGGGGCGAGGTCCAACTCGTCCAGCACGGCGCGTTCGACCTCGCCCGCCTCCCCCTCGGCCAACTCGGTGTCGGTGCCGACGAGGGGCGCGGTGACGAACGCGCGGCCGCGTTCGCAGTGGCGGGCCATCACCTCGACGCGGCGGCCCGTCGCCACCTGCGTCCGGTCGGGGTCGGCGCGGGACAGTCTCTCGGGTGCGTCCCGGTCGGCGAAGCAGACGACGTCGCCCTCGACGGGGCGGGTGAGCGGCAGGCCGCGTTCGAGGCGTTCCGAGAGGATGCGGTTGAACGCGTACGACTGCGCGGCGTTGACGAACAGTCGCTGGAGGTTCCGGGGGACGGCTTCGAGGGCGTGCCGCCAGTCGTCGTCCGTCTCGTCGCCCTCGTCGGCGAGTCGGTGCAGCATCGACCGTTCGTAGCGCAGGCGGTGCGGCATCTCGTCGAGGGCGGCGTGCCAGTCGGGGTCCGGCGAGTCGGCCTGTTCGTCGACGAACCGGCGGGCCGCCTGCGTCCCCTCGGGTTCGGCGTCGGCGGGGTTGCCGACGTACGAGAGCACCGCCTCGCGCCATTCGCCGCGGACGACGTGCAGGCCCACCTCGTGCGTGACCGGGCGGCGACTGCCGAACCGCTGGTGGCCGAAGTAGTTCGGGACGGCCACCGGGACGGGGCCGTCGGTCGCTGTGTCGCCGTCGGCGTCGCCCTCGCCGCCCACCGGTTCCTCGCCCGTCAGGAACGCCCCCAACTCGGCGGTGACGGCCGCGGCGTTCTCCGGGGCGTCGGCGTCGCGGACGCGCACGTCGAAGTCGTTGCCCGCGAGGTCACCGAAGCCCAGGTCGCGGCCGATGCGGCCGACGACTTCGACGTCGGCGTCCGAGATGTCGGGGACGGCCTCGGGCGAGACGTCGCGCACCGAGAACAACTGCGTCGTGACGGCGTACTTGTCCTTCGTGCCGGCCCACGCGACGCGCTCTCTGCTGACGCCGAGGGCGTCCGAGAGGCGGCGCGCGAAGTCGTTCGTGTCCCACCCGCGGAGCGTCACGCGGAGGAGCAGGTTCGGGTAGTCGCCGGGGTCTTCGTCCACGTCGACGGAGTCCATCGCCTCCACCTCGCGCACCCGGAAGTCCTCCGGGGCGACCCGGAGGCGGCCGCCCGTCCCCTCCGCGTCGCTGACGTAGTGGTCGATACCGACGCGCCGTTCGAGTGAGTGTGCGTCGCGCATGTCGGTCGTGGTCTGTCCGGCGTTCTCGCCGCGCGGGTAAGCCCTCTCCGGTTCGGCCGTCACGCGGACGCGGATTGTCACGCGGACGCGGATTCGCCGCCGCCGTCGCCCGTCACTCCGGCGGTGTTCCGCCGTTCACGCCGGTAATCTCGAAGCGCGCACCGCCGGACTCGCTCTCGGCGGCGACGACGTTCCAGTCGTGGGCGTCCGCTATCTCGGCGACGATGTTGAGTCCGAACCCCGTCCCGTCGTCGGCCGTGGAGTAGCCGTACTCGAACACGTCGTCGCGTTCTTCGGCGGGGATGCCCGGTCCGTCGTCGGCGACGGCGAACCCGTCCGGCAGGGGGTCGACGGTGACGGTCACGTCGTCGCCCCCGTGACGGGTGGCGTTGCTGAACAGGTTCTCCAGCAGGCGGCGGACGCGCTGTCTGTCGCCCTCGACGGTCCCCAACTCCCCGTCCGCGGCGAGCGTCGCCGCCTCGGCGGTCACCGTGTTCCACGCCTCCGCGACGACGTCGCCGAGAGGGAACCGCTCGGGGTCGGTGACGTACTTGCCCTCCCGCGTGAGCGTCAGGACGTCGTCGATTATCTCGGCCATCCGGTCGGTGAGGTCTTCGACCGTATCGACGTACTCGTTGTCACAGCCCTCGACCTCGCGGAGGAGCGTCAACTGCGCCATCGCGGCGTTCAGCGGGTTCTTCAGGTCGTGGCTGAGGACGCTCGCGAACCGTTCGAGTTTCTCCTCGCGGCGCTTCCGGCGCGTGATGTCGCGGGCGACGCCCACCGCGCCGCCGAACGACCCGTCCTCGTTCGGCGGCAACAGCGCCATGTGCGACTCGATGGTCCGTTCGCTGCCGTCCTCGCGGGTGATGGTGCCTTCGAGTCGAATCGACTCCTCCTCGGAGTCGACGAGGTCGTGAATCGCCTCGAGGTGCTCCATCGACTGGTCCCCGGAAGCGGCCACCTCCCGCGGATGCGACCCGAGCAACTCCTCGCGCGAGTGTCCCGTGAGTCGAAGCGTCGCGTCGTTCACGTAGTCTATCTCGTCGTTCTCGTCGAACGTGAACACCGGGTCGGAGATGAGCGAGATGAGGCGGTCGCGCCGTTCGAGTTCGAGTTCGCGCACCTTTCGCTCGGTGATGTCGCGGACGACGTTCACGAGGACGGGCCGCCCGTCGAGTTCGGTCCGCGAGATGTTTATCTCGGTCCAGAATTCGCTGCCGTCGGCGCGTTCGGCCTTCCACTCGAAACTCGTCTCTCCCGTCTCGCGCGCCTCCGAAATCAGTTCCTTCGCCCGCCCTTCGGTGTACTTCGGCGGACCCGCGCTGTAGTCGGCGATGGAGAGTTCGCGGAACTCCGCGGGCGTGTAGCCGTACATCTCCTCGACGGCACCGCTGACTGCGAGCGTTTCGCCGGTCTCCGCGTCTCGGACCGTGATGACGTCGTTGACGTTCTCCAGCACCTGGAGAAGCGTCTGGCCCGTCTCGGAGGCGGCGAAGTCGTCCATCGTCGGCACATCGGCAGTCACCCGATGTAAGTCGTTCGGCCGACGACGCCCGCGAGTGCGACCGTTCGGGCCCTGCGGCGCTTCCGCGGTCAGTAGAGAGAGAGGTCCCCGGTCACCTCGTCCACGAGGTCGTCGCGCCCCGGGCCGACGGCGAGGCAGGTAACGGTCCCTGGGTCCAGTTGCGTGTGTCCGGCGTCGCGGACGACGGCGTGCGGGAGGCCCCGGCGTTCGGCCTCGTCCGCCAGGCGGAACAGCGCCTCCTCGCCGTTCGCCTTCAGGACGACCTTCTTCTGACCGGACCCCTTCCACTCCGTCCGCGCCGTGCGGTCGGCGTCCTCGAACGCCGAGAGACTCGCGTGGGCGACCTGTGCGGCGAGTTTCCCGCGACTCATCCCGAGGTCGGCCCGCGCGACGATGGCCTGCTTCATACGGCCGCATCCCCCGTCCACGGATAAATCACTGCCGAGTCACTGTCCCTCTCCGCCCGCAACGTCGGAGGCGGCGTCCGCGTCGTCGCCACCGTCGCTCCCGCCGTCGCCGGCCACTTCCGGTTCGCTCGACCCGAGCGACGCCGCCGACTCCACCTTCGGCGTCAGCGAGTCGCCGTGGACGAGGTCGGTGAACGTGACGCGCACCACCTCGATGACGAGGACGACGACGAGGGGGAGCAGGAAGAACCCGTACCAGCCCCAGACGACGGGGCCGAGGATGTAGGCGAACAGCAGGAGCCCCGGATGCAACTGCCGCCCCGTGACGTACGGTTGGATGACGCCCTGCGGGAGGAGGTCCAGGACGACGAGACAGACGACGAAGAACCCGCCGACGAACAGGTAGTGGTTCGGCGACGTTCCCACGGCGCTGACGGCGAGGTACGCCGTGATGGGGACGTAGACGAGTTTGCTCACGACGAGGGGGATGAGGCTCGACACCCCCGAGAGCACCGCGAGTACCAGCGGCATGGGGACCGACAGCCCCGACGGAGCGACGGCGTTCGTCCCGAGGTAGACGGCGGCGGCGATGACGGCCATCGTGGCGACGAACAGCACGTTTCCGAAGTAGAGCGACTCCAGGTCGTCGTCCACCGCCGCGGCGTACTGGCCGGTCGGCGAGTCCCGTTCGGCGACGTTCGAGTGGAACCACGCGGCGATGCTGTCGTCGTCGCGCAGGAGGTAGAACCCCATCGCCAGCGCGAGCGTCAGGTGCAGCAGGCCGTTCAGGACGGTCCCGAGGACGCTCGCCGCCCGCCCGACGAGCGACGTGATCGACTGCTGGTTC from the Halogeometricum rufum genome contains:
- the pth2 gene encoding peptidyl-tRNA hydrolase Pth2 — protein: MKQAIVARADLGMSRGKLAAQVAHASLSAFEDADRTARTEWKGSGQKKVVLKANGEEALFRLADEAERRGLPHAVVRDAGHTQLDPGTVTCLAVGPGRDDLVDEVTGDLSLY
- a CDS encoding PAS domain-containing sensor histidine kinase, which produces MDDFAASETGQTLLQVLENVNDVITVRDAETGETLAVSGAVEEMYGYTPAEFRELSIADYSAGPPKYTEGRAKELISEARETGETSFEWKAERADGSEFWTEINISRTELDGRPVLVNVVRDITERKVRELELERRDRLISLISDPVFTFDENDEIDYVNDATLRLTGHSREELLGSHPREVAASGDQSMEHLEAIHDLVDSEEESIRLEGTITREDGSERTIESHMALLPPNEDGSFGGAVGVARDITRRKRREEKLERFASVLSHDLKNPLNAAMAQLTLLREVEGCDNEYVDTVEDLTDRMAEIIDDVLTLTREGKYVTDPERFPLGDVVAEAWNTVTAEAATLAADGELGTVEGDRQRVRRLLENLFSNATRHGGDDVTVTVDPLPDGFAVADDGPGIPAEERDDVFEYGYSTADDGTGFGLNIVAEIADAHDWNVVAAESESGGARFEITGVNGGTPPE
- a CDS encoding AI-2E family transporter, encoding MWSLSSSSSVERSRLGWWAYVLGLGLVLAFVVYSFVGTFVLGVFAYYAARPLYDRISRVTDSDGITAAATMLGFVLPVLALLVYAGVHTATSLQATLGSVPPPVQSLVTRFTGVQSMPQAQWETLSTLVTNPPQSLSLNQQSITSLVGRAASVLGTVLNGLLHLTLALAMGFYLLRDDDSIAAWFHSNVAERDSPTGQYAAAVDDDLESLYFGNVLFVATMAVIAAAVYLGTNAVAPSGLSVPMPLVLAVLSGVSSLIPLVVSKLVYVPITAYLAVSAVGTSPNHYLFVGGFFVVCLVVLDLLPQGVIQPYVTGRQLHPGLLLFAYILGPVVWGWYGFFLLPLVVVLVIEVVRVTFTDLVHGDSLTPKVESAASLGSSEPEVAGDGGSDGGDDADAASDVAGGEGQ
- a CDS encoding eL43 family ribosomal protein, which translates into the protein MAEQKARKTGSAGRFGARYGRVARRRVKEIEADMRDAKVDGDSVTRVGTGIWMNEETGEKFTGGTYRPETPGGKQVRRSIRAALSSDDGEESA
- a CDS encoding DUF2103 domain-containing protein; the encoded protein is MDCGRCGTPLEKPGDYCLTCNTANCDTVVAAFERDRAELTMLDGEEVVGTTTVTTIPEEDDEAMVVELRNFAGLVADEIRRKRPEEVYAAGDRDVLRETRAQLHHEFYRVAGEEPVRRVLERRGERSLEVVETPPREKMGGTHSTLIGDREGRRAIGVVADHPHVKKIIPGPIDAGGMGSQKSLRAKVTRADRNGNVRLLLRDGSSVQENRIVTTAMDTETGEFVRDDLNEALREAELQE
- the truD gene encoding tRNA pseudouridine(13) synthase TruD, whose protein sequence is MRDAHSLERRVGIDHYVSDAEGTGGRLRVAPEDFRVREVEAMDSVDVDEDPGDYPNLLLRVTLRGWDTNDFARRLSDALGVSRERVAWAGTKDKYAVTTQLFSVRDVSPEAVPDISDADVEVVGRIGRDLGFGDLAGNDFDVRVRDADAPENAAAVTAELGAFLTGEEPVGGEGDADGDTATDGPVPVAVPNYFGHQRFGSRRPVTHEVGLHVVRGEWREAVLSYVGNPADAEPEGTQAARRFVDEQADSPDPDWHAALDEMPHRLRYERSMLHRLADEGDETDDDWRHALEAVPRNLQRLFVNAAQSYAFNRILSERLERGLPLTRPVEGDVVCFADRDAPERLSRADPDRTQVATGRRVEVMARHCERGRAFVTAPLVGTDTELAEGEAGEVERAVLDELDLAPSDFDLPGEFDSSGTRRAVLLRTDVETAVDADDDAYELSFSLPSGSYATVLLREYLKTTPQDL